Proteins encoded within one genomic window of Hyalangium minutum:
- a CDS encoding DUF4175 family protein, which yields MNLETPQPPDSELPPPPPPPPAPAAEARPRPRARQVEALLAAVRARQRRQLWLEGGMLGAMALLLLGLGGGFLGLVAPALGRWVLILAPLVGIGVACALGILLSRKMVGDDVRTARLIGERKPELSLDVLAAVELSREAGAAQHSHSLVAAFLGQMDWRAQYVDPATIVDGQRVRRLAQVLGALVLAVAVTLVLSGGRWRAGVAKAWETSAVAQSTAKAEPITGDIELTYRYPAYTGLAPRTVAGTNGEISAPAGTEVLLKTRSDREVEQAEIIVNGEPLPLKVEGRRELSGSFVTKKSGTYRFAFSTEKGEKADVIGPEITLNVEADAPPQATLLSPATELEVDPGQQVVLKYEATDDYGLSELALVFRTPGSQQETRVPLPREDGRRNKGTYTWDLSRFPLKPGDRITYNIEARDNDAVEGPKKGLSRTQVLRIYSAAEHRRAALQKAEALWGRLVDHLADRLEGSDTAKEKTAESVTSGQAVDTSGQQLVADMRALAQELARERDVPRDLVGALLNIADGLGRKLSATADFRRLYLRTQRLRGEDWGTGTRLTAAVNDEIAETEKDVLYLESLLDRQKLEALQEMAKELAEQRRDLASLIEQYKATPSDAARQQILEQITQLRQRINELMQRMAELRKGIRDEHFNAEAMAEMMKDQDVSSGLDEVEKLMREGKADEALAKLQELSMQMDKMMENLNKAQGELGGEQYPELAQKFGDFMKDLDKTLQEQQQVADATKALRDQARSQNRERLSEKGKALKDELMRQVQQVQKDYQELKPEQLNSRAAAPLAEAQSELENLENALKADAYDLASDAAQRTQDMADQLSAMGEHQRKLDEMFGNPEEVREQSAQLAQKLQKDAKTMQEVSQKLQSLFPEPGSQLSPQERQQLQKLSEQQQQLEQRAQGLRQQMEEMQQLAPVFGQESGNQMDEVGQRMGEAAQRMGGQDPGRGYGQQQMALEGLKRFQQQMKESQKGQGQGGLPLPMGMGGRRDGNGMDPREKVELPDEDAFQAPKEFRKDLLDAMKQGAPERYKEQVKRYYEELVK from the coding sequence GTGAACCTCGAAACCCCGCAGCCCCCAGACTCGGAGCTTCCCCCTCCCCCTCCGCCTCCTCCGGCGCCCGCCGCCGAGGCCCGGCCGCGTCCACGCGCCCGCCAGGTGGAGGCCCTGCTCGCTGCCGTGCGCGCCCGCCAGCGGCGCCAGCTCTGGCTCGAGGGCGGCATGCTCGGCGCCATGGCCTTGCTGCTGCTCGGCCTGGGCGGCGGCTTCCTCGGGCTCGTGGCTCCCGCGCTCGGCCGGTGGGTGCTGATCCTCGCCCCGCTGGTGGGCATCGGCGTGGCTTGTGCGCTGGGCATCCTCCTGTCCCGGAAGATGGTGGGCGATGACGTCCGCACCGCGCGGCTCATCGGCGAGCGCAAGCCCGAGCTGTCCCTGGATGTGCTCGCCGCGGTGGAGCTGTCGCGCGAGGCCGGTGCGGCGCAGCACTCGCACAGCCTCGTCGCCGCGTTCCTCGGACAGATGGACTGGCGGGCCCAGTACGTGGATCCGGCCACCATCGTGGATGGCCAGCGCGTGCGGCGGCTGGCGCAGGTGCTGGGCGCGCTGGTGCTCGCGGTGGCGGTGACACTGGTGCTGTCCGGCGGCCGCTGGCGCGCGGGCGTGGCCAAGGCGTGGGAGACCAGCGCCGTGGCCCAGTCCACCGCCAAGGCCGAGCCCATCACCGGAGACATCGAGCTGACGTACCGTTACCCGGCCTACACGGGGCTCGCCCCGCGCACGGTGGCGGGCACCAACGGAGAGATCAGCGCGCCCGCGGGCACCGAGGTGCTCCTCAAGACGCGCTCGGACCGGGAAGTCGAGCAGGCCGAGATCATCGTCAACGGCGAGCCCCTGCCCCTCAAGGTGGAGGGCCGCCGAGAGCTGAGCGGCTCCTTCGTGACGAAGAAGAGCGGCACCTACCGCTTCGCCTTCTCCACGGAGAAGGGAGAGAAGGCGGACGTCATCGGGCCGGAGATCACCCTCAATGTGGAGGCGGATGCGCCGCCCCAGGCCACGCTGCTGTCGCCCGCCACGGAGCTGGAGGTGGATCCGGGCCAGCAGGTGGTCCTCAAGTACGAGGCCACGGATGACTACGGCCTGAGCGAGCTGGCACTGGTGTTCCGCACGCCGGGCTCGCAGCAGGAGACGCGCGTGCCGCTGCCGCGCGAGGACGGCCGCCGCAACAAGGGCACGTACACGTGGGACCTGAGCCGCTTCCCCCTGAAGCCCGGCGACCGCATCACCTACAACATCGAGGCCCGGGACAATGACGCGGTGGAGGGCCCCAAGAAGGGCCTGAGCCGCACCCAGGTGCTGCGCATCTACAGCGCCGCCGAGCACCGCCGCGCCGCGCTCCAGAAGGCCGAGGCACTCTGGGGCCGGCTGGTGGATCACCTCGCGGACCGGCTGGAGGGCTCGGACACCGCCAAGGAGAAGACGGCGGAGAGCGTCACCTCCGGGCAGGCCGTGGACACCAGTGGCCAGCAGCTCGTCGCGGACATGCGCGCTCTGGCCCAGGAGCTGGCGCGCGAGCGGGATGTGCCCAGAGACCTTGTGGGCGCGCTGCTGAACATCGCGGATGGGCTGGGCCGCAAGCTGTCGGCCACCGCGGACTTCCGGCGCCTGTACCTGCGCACCCAGCGGCTGCGCGGCGAGGACTGGGGCACGGGCACCCGGCTCACGGCTGCGGTGAACGACGAGATTGCCGAGACGGAGAAGGACGTCCTCTATCTGGAGTCCCTGCTGGACCGGCAGAAGCTCGAGGCGCTGCAGGAGATGGCCAAGGAGCTGGCGGAGCAGCGCAGGGATCTGGCCTCGCTCATCGAGCAGTACAAGGCCACGCCCAGCGACGCGGCCCGGCAGCAGATCCTCGAGCAGATTACGCAGCTGCGCCAACGCATCAACGAGCTGATGCAGCGCATGGCCGAGCTGCGCAAGGGCATCCGCGACGAGCACTTCAACGCCGAGGCCATGGCCGAGATGATGAAGGACCAGGACGTCTCCAGCGGCTTGGACGAGGTGGAGAAGCTGATGCGCGAGGGCAAGGCGGACGAGGCGCTTGCCAAGCTCCAGGAGCTCTCCATGCAGATGGACAAGATGATGGAGAACCTGAACAAGGCGCAGGGCGAGCTGGGCGGCGAGCAGTACCCAGAGCTGGCGCAGAAGTTCGGCGACTTCATGAAGGACCTGGACAAGACGCTCCAGGAGCAGCAGCAGGTGGCGGACGCCACCAAGGCCCTGCGCGACCAGGCGCGCTCGCAGAACCGGGAGCGCTTGAGCGAGAAGGGCAAGGCCCTCAAGGACGAGCTGATGCGCCAGGTGCAGCAGGTGCAGAAGGACTACCAGGAGCTCAAGCCGGAGCAGCTCAACAGCCGCGCGGCGGCCCCTCTGGCCGAGGCCCAGTCCGAGCTGGAGAACCTGGAGAACGCCCTCAAGGCGGACGCGTATGACCTCGCGTCCGATGCGGCCCAGCGCACCCAGGACATGGCCGATCAGCTCTCCGCCATGGGCGAGCACCAGCGCAAGCTGGACGAGATGTTCGGCAACCCGGAGGAGGTGCGCGAGCAGTCGGCGCAGCTGGCCCAGAAGCTCCAGAAGGACGCGAAGACGATGCAGGAGGTCAGCCAGAAGCTCCAGTCGCTCTTCCCGGAGCCGGGCTCGCAGCTCAGCCCGCAGGAGCGCCAGCAACTGCAGAAGCTCTCCGAGCAGCAGCAGCAGCTGGAGCAGCGCGCCCAGGGCCTGCGCCAGCAGATGGAGGAGATGCAGCAGCTGGCGCCGGTGTTCGGCCAGGAGTCCGGCAACCAGATGGACGAGGTGGGCCAGCGCATGGGCGAGGCCGCGCAGCGCATGGGCGGCCAGGATCCGGGCCGTGGCTACGGGCAGCAGCAGATGGCGCTCGAGGGCCTCAAGCGCTTCCAGCAGCAGATGAAGGAGAGCCAGAAGGGCCAGGGCCAGGGCGGCCTGCCGCTGCCGATGGGCATGGGCGGCCGGCGCGATGGCAATGGCATGGATCCACGCGAGAAGGTCGAGCTGCCGGATGAGGACGCCTTCCAGGCGCCCAAGGAGTTCCGCAAGGACCTGCTGGACGCGATGAAGCAGGGCGCTCCGGAGCGTTACAAGGAGCAGGTGAAGCGCTACTACGAGGAGCTGGTGAAGTGA
- a CDS encoding MarR family winged helix-turn-helix transcriptional regulator translates to MATQPEKARGPQLGEVLEFMRLLWAVDHGLQSTSKRMESALGITGPQRLVLRLVGRFPGITAGNLAQILHVHPSTLTGVLKRLEKRGLLERKSDPLDGRKALFALTDAGRTLDVPSTGTVEAAVQRALSKMTRTRITHTQDVLTALAEELGGIPTAADPPTDEAARRSTDAR, encoded by the coding sequence TTGGCGACACAGCCGGAGAAGGCACGGGGACCCCAGCTGGGTGAGGTTCTCGAGTTCATGCGCCTGCTGTGGGCTGTGGATCATGGCCTCCAGTCCACGTCCAAGCGCATGGAGTCCGCGCTCGGTATCACCGGCCCGCAGCGCCTGGTGCTGCGCCTCGTGGGCCGCTTCCCGGGCATCACTGCCGGCAACCTCGCGCAGATCCTCCATGTGCACCCCAGCACCCTCACCGGCGTGCTCAAGCGCCTGGAGAAGCGCGGCCTGCTGGAGCGCAAGTCGGATCCGCTCGATGGGCGCAAGGCGCTGTTCGCCCTCACCGATGCGGGACGGACCCTGGACGTGCCCTCGACAGGGACGGTGGAGGCCGCCGTGCAGCGGGCGCTCTCCAAGATGACCCGCACGCGCATCACCCATACCCAGGACGTCCTCACCGCGCTGGCCGAAGAGCTGGGGGGAATCCCCACCGCGGCCGACCCGCCGACGGATGAAGCGGCCCGGCGCTCGACTGACGCCCGCTGA
- a CDS encoding sensor histidine kinase codes for MGGGQPLRLLLIEDSEDDELLLLSELRSCGYEPSLTRVESLEEIERALNEGPWDAIISDYVLPGFNGLAALPLVKERGLDLPFLIVSGAVGEDTAVEAMKSGVHDFLFKDRLARLGPALARELREAEVRAERRRMQERLLLSDRLAALGLLAAGVAHEINNPLSSLMMNLDFTLNSARERSLQEDDVQALRNASECAQHIQEIIRDIKVFARPEAQPLGPTDLHRVLDSALRMAWNQVFPRAQLIKDYGEASTVHGSEARLAQIFLNLVINAAQALPEGSSHEHAIHVVTRRSLPDTVRVEIRDTGPGIPAELHERIFEPFFTTKPLGEGTGLGLFICRRLVTEMGGRIGVESQPGQGTRFWVHLRAAATPSPAQSASA; via the coding sequence ATGGGTGGTGGCCAGCCGTTGCGCCTGCTCCTCATCGAAGACTCCGAGGATGATGAGCTCCTGCTGCTCTCGGAACTTCGGAGCTGTGGCTATGAGCCATCCCTTACCCGCGTCGAATCGCTCGAGGAGATTGAGCGCGCCCTGAATGAAGGACCGTGGGACGCGATCATCTCCGACTATGTCCTCCCGGGCTTCAACGGGCTGGCGGCGCTTCCGCTCGTGAAGGAGCGCGGGCTCGACCTGCCCTTCCTCATCGTGTCCGGCGCTGTGGGCGAGGACACCGCCGTGGAAGCCATGAAGAGCGGCGTCCATGACTTCCTCTTCAAGGATCGGCTGGCGCGCCTGGGCCCCGCCCTGGCCCGCGAGCTGCGCGAGGCCGAGGTCCGCGCCGAGCGCCGCCGGATGCAGGAGCGGCTCCTGCTCTCGGACCGGCTCGCAGCGCTGGGCCTGCTCGCCGCGGGCGTGGCCCACGAGATCAACAACCCGCTCTCCTCGCTGATGATGAACCTGGACTTCACCCTGAACTCCGCCCGCGAGCGGTCCCTGCAGGAGGATGACGTCCAGGCCCTGCGCAACGCCTCCGAGTGCGCCCAGCACATCCAGGAGATCATCCGCGACATCAAGGTCTTCGCCCGGCCCGAGGCCCAGCCGCTCGGTCCCACGGATCTGCACCGCGTGCTGGACTCCGCCCTCCGCATGGCGTGGAACCAGGTCTTCCCCCGCGCCCAGCTCATCAAGGACTACGGCGAGGCCTCCACCGTCCACGGCAGCGAGGCCCGACTGGCGCAGATCTTCCTCAACCTCGTCATCAATGCCGCGCAGGCCCTCCCTGAAGGCAGCAGCCACGAGCACGCCATCCACGTCGTCACCCGGCGCTCCCTGCCCGACACCGTGCGCGTGGAGATCCGCGACACCGGGCCTGGAATCCCTGCGGAGCTGCACGAGCGCATCTTCGAGCCGTTCTTCACCACCAAGCCCCTGGGCGAGGGCACCGGGCTGGGACTCTTCATCTGCCGCCGCCTCGTGACCGAGATGGGCGGCCGCATCGGCGTGGAGAGCCAACCCGGCCAGGGCACCCGCTTCTGGGTCCACCTCCGCGCCGCAGCCACGCCCTCCCCCGCTCAATCGGCCAGCGCCTGA
- a CDS encoding ComEA family DNA-binding protein, whose translation MSGRAVLGMGVMMVLGLVLLGPGVAEAGRRRTQMQYSGVVNLNEATPEELDRLPGVGRKAVDRILDHREKHPFKRVEELVRVKGFGKKKFQKLKPYLTLTGATTLQEEKRSASDAPAKPKH comes from the coding sequence GTGAGCGGGCGTGCGGTGCTGGGGATGGGGGTGATGATGGTGCTCGGGCTCGTGCTGCTGGGGCCTGGGGTGGCGGAGGCAGGGCGGCGCCGCACGCAGATGCAGTACTCCGGCGTGGTGAACCTCAACGAGGCCACACCGGAGGAGCTGGACCGGCTGCCGGGCGTGGGGAGGAAGGCGGTGGACCGCATCCTCGATCACCGGGAGAAGCACCCCTTCAAGCGCGTTGAGGAATTGGTGCGCGTGAAGGGCTTCGGGAAGAAGAAGTTCCAGAAGCTCAAGCCGTACCTGACGCTCACGGGCGCGACGACGCTCCAGGAGGAGAAGCGCAGCGCCTCGGATGCTCCGGCCAAGCCGAAGCACTGA
- a CDS encoding YcjF family protein, with the protein MSWLDTLDDIRTRDFSKVPAKERDAMARDVINMSSYAVALVAISPLPLTDVVLTLPIQTGMVMTVGHIYGRKVTKASAQELLIELGTTAGVGLLARQGIKALIPVLGALLTVAPAYAANWAMGRVAMEYYKNPQLSRTALKEVFRRAREEGTSVFSREGFERFRKQNTKAVEEVAEAAREQEEEASAPAPRKAATKKSAAKKAGAARKKTATKKSSRK; encoded by the coding sequence ATGTCGTGGCTCGACACATTGGATGACATCCGCACACGGGACTTCAGCAAGGTGCCCGCGAAGGAGCGGGACGCGATGGCTCGGGATGTCATCAACATGAGCTCGTACGCGGTGGCGCTGGTGGCCATCTCGCCGCTGCCGCTGACGGACGTGGTGCTGACGCTGCCCATCCAGACCGGCATGGTGATGACGGTGGGGCACATCTACGGGCGCAAGGTGACCAAGGCCTCGGCGCAGGAGCTCCTCATCGAGCTGGGCACCACCGCAGGCGTGGGCCTGCTGGCACGGCAGGGCATCAAGGCGCTCATCCCGGTGCTCGGCGCGCTCCTGACGGTGGCTCCCGCGTACGCCGCCAACTGGGCCATGGGCCGGGTGGCGATGGAGTACTACAAGAACCCGCAGCTCAGCCGCACCGCCCTCAAGGAGGTGTTCCGGCGGGCTCGGGAGGAAGGCACCTCGGTCTTCTCGAGGGAGGGGTTCGAGCGCTTCCGGAAGCAGAACACGAAGGCCGTCGAGGAAGTCGCCGAGGCCGCGCGCGAGCAGGAGGAGGAGGCCAGCGCCCCGGCTCCGAGGAAGGCCGCCACGAAGAAGTCCGCCGCGAAGAAGGCGGGCGCGGCGCGGAAGAAGACGGCCACGAAGAAGTCCTCCAGGAAGTAG
- a CDS encoding FHA domain-containing protein yields the protein MALRFSLLASQLLQDRESVLKAVSWPVLVWESPPPRKEAPLGFARSTLSNIRFSRPTASEPLVLELHKRIADVDEVTLGRSPDCDIVIDDPTVSRLHAVFRKEPHTGMWQVVDAESHNGTFQAGVLIVPGRPTPLFDRASLRFGAVEMSFLQAPAFEQYVHARARSQVRLTSVGVNP from the coding sequence GTGGCGCTTCGGTTCTCCTTACTGGCGTCTCAGTTGCTGCAGGATCGCGAGTCCGTGCTGAAGGCGGTCTCCTGGCCGGTGCTGGTGTGGGAATCTCCACCGCCCCGCAAGGAGGCCCCGCTGGGCTTCGCGCGCTCCACGCTGTCCAATATCCGCTTCTCACGGCCCACCGCCTCCGAGCCGCTCGTGCTTGAGCTGCACAAGCGCATCGCCGATGTGGACGAGGTGACGCTGGGCCGCTCGCCCGACTGTGACATTGTCATCGACGACCCCACTGTGTCGCGGCTGCACGCCGTGTTCCGCAAGGAGCCGCACACGGGCATGTGGCAGGTGGTGGATGCCGAGAGCCACAACGGCACCTTCCAGGCGGGCGTGCTCATCGTCCCGGGCCGCCCGACGCCGCTGTTCGATCGGGCCTCGCTGCGCTTCGGGGCCGTGGAGATGTCCTTCCTGCAGGCGCCCGCTTTCGAGCAGTACGTGCACGCCCGAGCGCGCTCCCAGGTGCGCTTGACGAGCGTGGGCGTAAACCCATAG
- a CDS encoding TonB-dependent receptor plug domain-containing protein, translating into MGRSSLAGLGLCLALTLNGIARAQGAPDASTPAPTAPGEQAPIIIDAVEPEDALISAPEVEVQATRPPEPMTSARQRDPSGALTIIDTAVFGGAAKDAAEVLSTSAGVQVQDSGGYGQSKNLVVRGASPNGSLLLLDGIPLNGAGGVVDLSRVPLAMVERFEVLRGGAGARYGSGGLGGVVNVVTRRPGEQARVAGEATYGSWGTQLGWLSATGPLAGVDALLLVHGGRSEGDFSFLFDPSPAFPGDALEERRRTNNDARGAGGLLRLRRTSERGLEVDLLTELFADDRGLAGTAVNPSPDTRQSTQRASASLRVSGEREGVRGSARAWFRGERLSLEGGPQAVQGSQTQRVGGVEVEARKLLGGWHGLSAAVTVTGEDVTDAELVSGEDSRPSWLRASVMVMDELVLVGGQLLVAPSIRVERAGPHTLLSPKVGATLSLPWSLELRANAGQAHRAPSFQELYVRQGLLLPNAALRPERALYADLAVVHRTERSLASVGGFYSLYEDLIAYELYPPFSAKPFNFAAASVAGLEAEGEWRPAPWVSGTLGYTLLVSRNLRDDVRYYRKELPYRPRHKLSARVSGGPRWLTGRVEVASQSAQFTNRTEEAVLPGRTFVHAGASSTFGHSPELTLSVELKNVFDAHAEDLNGYPLPGRSAYVTLTAAFGGTSPSSSPSQRTEVR; encoded by the coding sequence ATGGGGCGGTCATCTCTTGCCGGGCTCGGTTTGTGTCTGGCGCTCACCCTGAATGGAATCGCGCGAGCCCAAGGGGCTCCTGACGCGAGCACTCCTGCGCCCACCGCCCCGGGCGAGCAGGCTCCCATCATTATTGATGCGGTAGAGCCCGAGGACGCGCTCATCTCCGCTCCAGAGGTGGAGGTCCAGGCGACGCGCCCGCCCGAGCCCATGACTTCGGCCCGGCAGAGGGACCCCAGTGGGGCGCTCACCATCATTGATACGGCGGTCTTTGGCGGAGCCGCGAAGGATGCCGCCGAGGTGCTCTCCACCTCCGCGGGCGTGCAGGTGCAGGACAGCGGCGGCTACGGGCAGAGCAAGAACCTGGTGGTGCGCGGCGCCTCGCCGAATGGCTCGCTGCTGTTGCTGGATGGCATTCCCCTGAATGGAGCGGGTGGGGTGGTGGACCTGTCTCGGGTGCCGCTGGCGATGGTGGAGCGCTTCGAGGTGCTCCGCGGGGGCGCGGGGGCGCGCTACGGCTCAGGAGGGCTGGGCGGCGTGGTGAACGTCGTCACCCGGCGGCCGGGAGAGCAGGCGCGCGTGGCGGGAGAGGCCACGTATGGAAGCTGGGGCACGCAGCTCGGCTGGCTGTCCGCGACGGGCCCGCTCGCGGGGGTGGATGCGCTGCTGCTGGTGCATGGTGGGCGCTCCGAGGGCGACTTTTCGTTCCTCTTCGACCCGAGCCCCGCGTTCCCGGGAGATGCGCTGGAGGAGCGCCGCCGGACCAACAATGACGCGCGTGGAGCGGGAGGACTGCTTCGGCTGCGGCGCACTTCGGAGCGCGGCCTCGAGGTGGACCTGCTGACCGAGCTGTTCGCGGATGACCGGGGGCTCGCAGGCACCGCGGTCAATCCGAGCCCGGACACGCGGCAGAGCACGCAGCGCGCATCGGCCAGCCTCCGCGTCTCGGGCGAGCGGGAGGGCGTGCGCGGCTCCGCGCGGGCATGGTTCCGAGGAGAGCGTCTGAGTCTGGAGGGTGGGCCTCAGGCAGTGCAGGGCTCCCAGACGCAGCGGGTGGGTGGCGTGGAGGTGGAGGCGCGGAAGCTGCTGGGCGGCTGGCATGGCCTGTCGGCGGCGGTGACCGTCACGGGCGAGGACGTGACGGACGCGGAGCTCGTCTCCGGTGAGGACTCTCGACCGAGCTGGCTGCGCGCCAGCGTCATGGTGATGGACGAGCTGGTGCTGGTGGGCGGCCAGCTGCTCGTTGCGCCGTCGATACGAGTGGAGCGCGCCGGGCCGCACACGCTGCTGTCGCCGAAGGTGGGCGCCACGCTGTCGCTGCCGTGGAGCCTGGAGCTGCGCGCCAACGCTGGGCAGGCGCACCGGGCTCCGTCCTTCCAGGAGCTGTACGTGCGCCAGGGGCTGCTGCTGCCGAACGCCGCGCTCCGCCCCGAGCGGGCGCTCTACGCGGATCTCGCGGTGGTGCATCGCACCGAGCGCTCGCTGGCCTCGGTGGGCGGCTTCTACAGTCTCTACGAGGACCTGATCGCCTACGAGCTCTACCCGCCGTTCTCCGCCAAGCCCTTCAACTTCGCCGCCGCGAGCGTGGCCGGGCTGGAGGCCGAGGGCGAGTGGCGTCCCGCTCCGTGGGTGTCGGGCACGCTGGGCTACACGCTGCTCGTCTCGCGCAACCTCCGGGACGACGTGCGCTACTACCGCAAGGAGCTGCCGTACCGTCCGCGCCACAAGCTGAGCGCGCGCGTGTCCGGCGGTCCGCGCTGGCTCACCGGGCGCGTGGAGGTGGCCTCGCAGTCCGCGCAGTTCACCAACCGCACCGAAGAGGCCGTGTTGCCGGGGCGGACGTTCGTCCACGCGGGGGCCTCCAGCACCTTCGGGCACTCTCCCGAGCTGACCCTCTCCGTGGAGCTGAAGAACGTCTTCGACGCGCACGCCGAGGACCTCAACGGCTACCCCCTTCCAGGCCGCTCCGCTTACGTGACGCTCACGGCGGCGTTCGGTGGCACTTCCCCCAGCAGTTCCCCCTCACAAAGGACGGAAGTTCGATGA